A window of Fictibacillus halophilus contains these coding sequences:
- a CDS encoding DUF1428 family protein: MAYLLVYFYKLKPEVKEKFLEISAKSNKKFQEYGGVTEQIFKLSTSPKNYGFSSISEKLQVEEGEELWIGLLRFQSEEHARMTMEEFDQDLEMKERLDEFISHVAPLEKLVFGEFVSENEVVTI, from the coding sequence ATGGCATACTTACTCGTATATTTTTATAAATTAAAACCTGAAGTGAAAGAGAAATTTCTTGAAATATCCGCGAAATCCAACAAAAAGTTTCAAGAATACGGAGGGGTGACAGAACAGATTTTCAAATTGTCCACTTCACCCAAAAATTATGGGTTTTCTTCTATTTCAGAAAAACTGCAAGTTGAAGAAGGAGAAGAACTTTGGATCGGCCTTCTCCGCTTTCAATCTGAAGAACATGCACGCATGACGATGGAAGAATTCGACCAGGATTTAGAGATGAAGGAACGATTAGACGAATTTATATCCCATGTAGCCCCACTTGAAAAGTTAGTTTTCGGAGAGTTTGTTTCTGAAAACGAGGTAGTCACCATTTAA
- a CDS encoding NupC/NupG family nucleoside CNT transporter has protein sequence MKYIIFLAGVAAVFLLAFLVSNDRKKIKYKPILVMLGLQLILTYFLLNTGVGLIIIKGISKLFEKLLSYAAAGVEFVFGGLANEAAMPFFLTVLLPIVFISVLIGIAQHFRILPFIIKWIGFALSKVNGLGRLESYNAVASAVFGQSEVFISVKKLLGHLPKHRLYTLCTSAMSTVSASILGAYMAMIDPKYVVTALVLNLFGGFIIANIINPYEVTEDDDIIEIEEEKQTFFEMLGEYIMDGFKVAVIVGAMLLGFVALIALINDVFDMIFGITFQTMLGYVFAPVAFLVGIPWAEAVSAGTIMATKLVSNEFVAMIDLGKYAKDMSDRTIGIVSVFLVSFANFSSIGIITGAVKGLHEEQGNTVARFGLKLLYGATLVSILSAAIAGLFL, from the coding sequence ATGAAGTACATCATCTTTCTGGCTGGAGTGGCAGCGGTTTTCTTGTTAGCCTTTCTTGTCAGCAATGATCGCAAAAAGATTAAATACAAACCTATCCTTGTTATGCTTGGATTACAGCTTATTCTTACATACTTTCTATTAAACACAGGCGTCGGCCTTATTATTATAAAAGGTATCTCTAAACTGTTTGAAAAGTTGTTAAGCTACGCAGCAGCTGGGGTTGAATTCGTATTTGGCGGCCTAGCTAATGAAGCTGCAATGCCTTTTTTCTTAACTGTTTTATTGCCGATCGTTTTCATTTCCGTATTAATTGGGATTGCACAGCACTTTAGAATTCTTCCATTCATCATCAAATGGATTGGTTTTGCGCTAAGTAAGGTGAACGGCTTAGGAAGACTAGAGTCTTACAACGCCGTTGCTTCTGCTGTTTTTGGACAATCAGAAGTATTTATCTCTGTAAAAAAATTATTAGGTCATCTACCAAAGCATCGCTTATATACGCTTTGTACCTCTGCCATGTCAACAGTATCCGCTTCAATACTTGGAGCATACATGGCTATGATTGATCCAAAATACGTTGTAACGGCACTCGTGCTAAACTTATTTGGCGGATTCATCATAGCAAACATCATCAACCCTTATGAAGTTACTGAAGATGATGATATCATCGAGATTGAAGAAGAAAAACAAACGTTTTTCGAGATGCTTGGGGAATACATCATGGATGGCTTTAAGGTTGCTGTAATCGTCGGTGCCATGCTTCTTGGATTTGTAGCTTTAATCGCGTTAATCAACGATGTGTTTGACATGATTTTCGGGATTACGTTCCAAACGATGCTTGGATATGTGTTTGCTCCAGTAGCGTTCTTAGTTGGTATCCCTTGGGCAGAAGCAGTTTCAGCAGGTACGATCATGGCAACTAAACTTGTTTCGAATGAATTCGTAGCTATGATCGACTTAGGAAAATATGCGAAAGACATGTCTGATCGAACAATTGGAATTGTCTCTGTCTTCCTTGTTTCCTTCGCCAACTTCTCTTCTATCGGTATTATAACTGGTGCTGTAAAAGGTTTACACGAAGAACAAGGAAATACGGTTGCTCGCTTTGGGTTGAAGCTTTTATATGGTGCAACATTAGTAAGTATCTTATCTGCAGCAATTGCGGGACTGTTTTTATAA
- a CDS encoding DUF4385 domain-containing protein has protein sequence MAFDYDLDFDNIDFRKFPEKYRVGRGEQGVLLVEPYKSEILPHWRFKTPEEAEKSSKKIYEQFLEYKKNKDFVGADMARKFLQMGYTRARRYTNYKGGRKYNEDGEVNKRKIDPVKAKSAAIFEEKWKLARTDEEYLKMKKAHQKEFG, from the coding sequence ATGGCTTTTGATTATGATCTTGATTTTGATAATATCGATTTTCGAAAATTTCCTGAAAAGTATCGTGTAGGACGTGGCGAGCAGGGAGTATTATTAGTGGAACCTTATAAGAGTGAAATCTTACCGCACTGGCGCTTTAAGACTCCAGAAGAAGCAGAAAAGTCTTCTAAGAAAATCTATGAACAGTTTCTAGAATATAAGAAAAACAAAGACTTTGTTGGAGCAGATATGGCGAGAAAGTTTCTTCAGATGGGATATACACGCGCAAGAAGGTACACGAACTATAAAGGAGGAAGGAAATACAATGAAGATGGTGAGGTAAATAAGAGGAAGATTGATCCTGTAAAAGCAAAGTCAGCGGCAATCTTTGAGGAGAAGTGGAAGTTGGCTCGAACGGATGAAGAATATTTGAAAATGAAAAAAGCACATCAAAAAGAATTTGGTTAA
- the helD gene encoding RNA polymerase recycling motor HelD, translated as MTTWDQEKQYEQKRVDQVIHKLSDATEKLLDHLGGKKADVVQIRKNFWSDVTVNLEDADDAIETAASIKQQSELLSEIERSHTSAEARLKTYEKLKSSPYFGRIDFKEDGEEKAEQVYIGIASYYDEPTSTFLVHDWRAPISSLYYDHSLGKADFRAPSGSIEGELELKRQFMIKNAHITGMFDTGEAIGDELLQHVLGNQANTQMKSIVATIQKEQNAIIRNTASDLLVVQGAAGCGKTSAALQRVAFLLYRDRETIQSHHVVLFSPNNMFNSYVANVLPELGEENMEQTTFQAYVDHHLSGEYSIETPFEQMEELLFEQADSKRVEAIQFKASVEFLEAIHRYAEKLSTSGMQFLNVKFRDRVVIRAKQISEYFYSLDQKETVPYRMKKTVAWILEELKKIERRERKKPWVEKEIQLLDKNVYTRLYEKLEERNKYGADSFNDLSSEQKVLSAYVTRIAFKSLRESIEQFSFLDIKSLYAKLFQKNKRLIEDVKAWNEICNQTLFNLKQNHLANEDATPLLYVKELLVGFQSNAAVRHVFIDEAQDFSPFQFAFIQRIFPRANLTILGDLNQSIYAHASDETFRMLKNLLNKKNSETITLQRSYRSTKEIVEFTKSLLKDGSTIIPFNRSGEKPVIAAVERDEDHLDQVKNLIGDWLRKGHETIAVICRSAKESKTVYDKLKKSLDVRLMIDEDASFQKGVIVIPSYLAKGIEFDAVTIFDASGYQLERERKLFYTVCTRAMHELTVFYSGKPCPFIEEASESLYEVVR; from the coding sequence ATGACAACATGGGATCAAGAAAAACAGTATGAACAAAAGCGTGTAGATCAAGTCATTCATAAACTTTCTGATGCAACAGAAAAACTTCTGGATCATCTCGGTGGAAAGAAGGCAGATGTTGTTCAAATCCGAAAGAATTTTTGGTCTGATGTGACAGTGAACCTAGAGGATGCCGACGACGCAATTGAAACGGCTGCTAGTATCAAACAGCAATCAGAGCTATTATCTGAGATTGAACGCAGTCATACTTCTGCAGAAGCTCGACTTAAAACCTATGAAAAATTAAAAAGCTCCCCTTACTTTGGCCGGATTGATTTTAAAGAAGACGGTGAGGAGAAAGCAGAACAAGTATATATTGGAATAGCCTCGTATTATGATGAACCAACTAGCACGTTTCTCGTACATGACTGGCGTGCGCCGATTTCGAGTCTGTACTATGATCACTCTCTAGGCAAAGCTGATTTTCGTGCACCGAGTGGCAGCATTGAAGGAGAACTAGAGCTAAAAAGACAATTCATGATTAAGAATGCTCATATTACTGGAATGTTTGATACGGGAGAAGCGATCGGTGACGAATTGTTACAGCACGTATTAGGCAACCAAGCGAACACACAAATGAAAAGCATTGTGGCGACGATTCAAAAAGAACAAAATGCAATCATACGAAATACAGCAAGTGATTTACTTGTCGTTCAAGGTGCAGCTGGATGTGGAAAGACGTCAGCGGCTCTTCAACGGGTGGCCTTTTTGTTGTACCGAGATCGAGAAACCATTCAGTCACACCATGTTGTGTTATTTTCACCAAACAACATGTTCAACAGTTATGTAGCCAACGTTTTACCTGAACTTGGTGAGGAAAACATGGAACAAACAACGTTTCAAGCTTATGTGGACCATCACTTAAGTGGAGAATATTCTATTGAGACGCCTTTTGAGCAGATGGAGGAGCTTTTATTTGAACAAGCAGATTCAAAGCGTGTAGAAGCAATCCAGTTTAAAGCCTCAGTTGAATTCTTAGAAGCGATTCATCGCTATGCTGAGAAGTTAAGCACATCCGGCATGCAGTTTTTGAATGTGAAATTTCGAGACCGAGTCGTGATTCGTGCTAAACAGATCAGTGAATACTTCTATTCTTTAGATCAGAAAGAAACTGTTCCCTATCGAATGAAAAAGACGGTGGCTTGGATCTTAGAAGAGCTGAAGAAAATAGAACGAAGAGAACGGAAGAAACCATGGGTTGAAAAAGAGATACAGCTTCTTGATAAAAATGTATACACAAGGTTGTATGAGAAGTTAGAGGAACGAAATAAATATGGAGCTGACTCATTTAATGATCTTTCGAGTGAACAAAAAGTGCTTTCTGCTTATGTAACGCGAATTGCTTTTAAATCTCTAAGAGAGAGCATCGAACAGTTTTCTTTTTTAGATATAAAAAGCTTATATGCTAAGTTGTTTCAGAAAAATAAACGGTTGATCGAGGACGTGAAGGCTTGGAACGAAATCTGCAATCAAACGTTGTTTAATCTGAAACAAAACCACTTAGCGAATGAAGACGCCACTCCGCTATTATATGTAAAAGAATTATTAGTGGGTTTTCAGTCAAATGCAGCAGTTCGTCATGTTTTTATTGATGAAGCACAAGATTTCTCGCCATTTCAGTTTGCTTTCATTCAGCGAATCTTTCCAAGAGCTAATCTAACGATACTAGGTGACTTAAACCAATCCATATATGCTCATGCGTCAGATGAAACGTTCAGGATGCTGAAAAACTTGTTAAACAAGAAAAATTCTGAAACGATTACTTTGCAAAGAAGTTATCGCTCTACAAAAGAAATTGTAGAGTTTACGAAAAGTCTTTTAAAGGACGGAAGCACAATTATTCCGTTTAATCGTTCAGGCGAGAAACCTGTAATAGCAGCAGTTGAACGGGATGAAGATCACCTTGATCAGGTTAAGAATCTTATAGGAGATTGGTTGAGAAAAGGCCATGAAACAATAGCGGTGATCTGCCGTTCGGCCAAAGAGAGCAAGACTGTCTATGACAAGTTGAAGAAAAGTTTAGATGTAAGGCTAATGATTGATGAAGATGCTTCCTTCCAAAAAGGAGTCATCGTCATCCCATCTTACTTAGCCAAAGGGATTGAATTTGATGCAGTAACGATTTTTGATGCTTCCGGCTATCAACTCGAACGAGAACGTAAACTGTTTTATACGGTATGTACACGTGCGATGCATGAGTTAACCGTTTTCTACTCAGGAAAACCATGCCCATTTATAGAAGAAGCATCTGAGAGTTTGTATGAGGTTGTTCGTTAA
- a CDS encoding cysteine hydrolase family protein: MKHALLVIDAQQELIDGNEKEQAVYNSEGLLQNINVVIEKAKQAIASIVFVRDVDISEGNGAGFEVHSAIHVPEDAVVFDKQATNAFYNTPLMNYLKEEKIAHLVIMGCKTEHCIDTAVRFATVSGFDVTLVEDGHSTSDTEVLKAEQIVSHHNKILHGHYNVDHFSVVRKTEEDLFDPIHNNYR, from the coding sequence TTGAAACATGCATTATTGGTAATTGATGCACAGCAAGAACTAATTGATGGAAACGAAAAAGAACAAGCCGTTTATAACAGTGAAGGATTGCTTCAAAATATTAATGTTGTTATTGAAAAAGCGAAGCAAGCAATAGCTTCAATTGTTTTTGTTAGAGATGTAGATATTTCTGAGGGAAATGGAGCAGGTTTCGAGGTTCATTCTGCAATTCATGTACCAGAGGATGCAGTAGTTTTTGATAAGCAAGCAACGAATGCTTTTTACAACACACCCTTAATGAATTATTTAAAAGAAGAAAAAATTGCCCATCTGGTTATTATGGGTTGTAAAACGGAACACTGCATCGATACAGCTGTGCGGTTTGCGACTGTCTCTGGCTTCGATGTTACGCTAGTAGAAGATGGGCACTCTACTTCAGACACAGAAGTGTTAAAAGCGGAACAAATCGTAAGCCACCATAATAAAATTTTACACGGTCATTATAATGTGGATCATTTTTCAGTTGTACGTAAAACAGAGGAAGATCTATTCGATCCCATTCATAATAACTATCGATAA
- a CDS encoding alpha/beta fold hydrolase, giving the protein MRRSLITYKEKIVHLTEWGEAHNPTIVCLHGLGSTSLSFLEVAEELQKDFKIIAFDAPGHGRTEPFDTSRDYEMPRLVEWLNGLLVQLNVSDFYFLSHSWGSFLALHYLVRYPEHVLDTILIDGGYQTKRIWSSSLEEEMNHYEKDFDEYVFDSWNDFFRAEKENYLMWSSLKDVAVKDLGVEREGKVCWHAKGETARYIIRGMHLNETEDIYHLLPPGITLLVATVPERLSEIRLQTADTFKKNALGELKVVPNTTHLLHWDRPSVVINLVLSKWLNKSEVK; this is encoded by the coding sequence ATGAGAAGGTCTTTAATCACCTACAAAGAAAAAATAGTACACCTTACAGAATGGGGTGAAGCTCATAATCCTACCATTGTTTGCTTACACGGATTAGGAAGTACGAGCCTTAGCTTTCTAGAAGTAGCTGAGGAGTTACAGAAGGATTTTAAGATCATTGCGTTCGATGCTCCAGGTCACGGGAGAACTGAGCCCTTTGACACTTCTAGAGATTATGAGATGCCTAGACTTGTTGAATGGCTTAATGGTTTGTTAGTGCAATTAAATGTAAGCGATTTCTATTTCTTATCACACTCTTGGGGCAGCTTTCTAGCTCTTCACTATTTGGTTCGTTATCCTGAACACGTTTTGGATACGATTTTAATTGACGGCGGCTATCAAACAAAGCGTATATGGTCTTCCTCTTTAGAAGAAGAAATGAATCATTATGAAAAAGACTTTGATGAGTACGTGTTCGATTCATGGAATGACTTTTTTCGAGCAGAAAAAGAAAACTATTTGATGTGGTCATCGTTAAAAGATGTCGCTGTTAAAGATCTTGGTGTCGAAAGAGAAGGTAAAGTTTGCTGGCATGCTAAAGGTGAAACAGCCCGTTATATCATCCGCGGCATGCATCTGAACGAAACAGAAGATATTTATCACCTTCTGCCGCCAGGTATTACTTTGCTTGTTGCCACCGTTCCTGAGCGGTTGTCCGAAATCAGATTGCAGACCGCTGATACGTTTAAAAAGAACGCACTCGGTGAACTAAAAGTAGTTCCAAACACGACACACTTGTTGCATTGGGACAGACCAAGCGTTGTGATCAATCTAGTTCTATCTAAATGGCTAAATAAATCGGAGGTTAAATGA
- a CDS encoding ABC transporter permease: MSVWRSPLFLSGFIIIVSLFLGSIIYSHFVPNEKQPVMQIRFDEQKQPIDSAPLAPFKEMPFGTDRFGVSILHKVVDGAKYTLGFAFLIAFARLFFGTLLGLILSQLPKPVLRISSKLFESFYYAPATIVAYLLIYPVLQIFTWSVPKDQQTIFAMLILILIAVPTVMVTVANETSKFLENEFISSVKVLGGGRIHKLRKHVLPYLKPRLSILYSQQLIATLLLAAHLGILQVFIGGTDFVTLDPLENNTVPVAMINEWSSMIGANYYQIRGDRWIVFAPLAGFAITILALNFMVEAMKRQYLAKGAYTKRSRKVRKVKAPVQVKKLSQEQFDRIMKTGTDN; encoded by the coding sequence ATGTCTGTATGGAGAAGTCCGTTATTTTTAAGTGGTTTTATAATTATTGTATCTTTGTTTCTCGGAAGCATCATCTATTCACATTTTGTACCCAATGAAAAACAGCCAGTGATGCAAATTCGATTTGATGAACAAAAGCAGCCCATTGATTCAGCCCCTCTCGCTCCTTTTAAAGAAATGCCTTTTGGTACAGATCGATTTGGTGTCAGCATATTACACAAGGTGGTCGATGGAGCAAAGTATACATTAGGATTTGCCTTCTTAATCGCGTTCGCTCGTCTTTTCTTCGGAACGCTATTGGGATTAATCTTGAGTCAGCTGCCAAAACCTGTTCTTCGGATTTCAAGCAAACTCTTTGAATCTTTTTATTATGCACCTGCTACCATTGTTGCTTATTTGCTCATATATCCTGTTCTTCAGATTTTCACTTGGTCTGTTCCGAAAGATCAACAAACTATTTTTGCAATGCTGATTCTCATATTAATCGCTGTCCCTACCGTGATGGTAACGGTAGCCAACGAAACATCCAAATTTCTAGAGAATGAATTTATCTCTTCCGTTAAAGTGCTAGGAGGAGGCAGAATTCACAAGCTTCGTAAACACGTATTACCATATTTAAAACCGCGATTAAGCATCCTATACAGCCAGCAGCTAATCGCAACGCTTTTACTTGCAGCCCATCTTGGCATTTTACAAGTTTTTATTGGTGGAACTGACTTTGTTACACTCGATCCGTTAGAAAATAATACCGTGCCAGTTGCTATGATCAACGAATGGTCCAGCATGATCGGTGCCAACTACTATCAAATTCGTGGTGATCGGTGGATCGTATTTGCTCCACTCGCGGGATTCGCCATAACCATTCTCGCGTTGAACTTTATGGTTGAAGCAATGAAACGTCAATACCTTGCAAAAGGTGCTTACACGAAAAGAAGCCGAAAAGTAAGAAAGGTAAAGGCTCCTGTGCAAGTTAAGAAATTGTCTCAAGAACAGTTTGATAGGATTATGAAGACAGGAACTGACAATTAA
- the hmpA gene encoding NO-inducible flavohemoprotein: protein MLQQRTIEIIKSTVSVLEVHGEAITSRFYEMLFQKHPELLNIFNHANQKKGRQQAALANAVYAAAANIDKLETIIPVVKGIAHKHRSLGVKPEHYPVVGENLLLAIKDVLGDAATDEIINAWAEAYGVIADVFIGIERNMYEDAGWEGFRPFVVARKVEESSVITSFYLKPQDEKPLAKFKPGQYVSVKMDIPGQENTHIRQYSLSDAPGKSSYRISVKKESGRNAVDGMVSVYLHENVKEGDILYLSAPAGDFYLDTTSEKHVVLISGGVGLTPMVSMLKTVASEQPERKITFVHAAINGQAHALRIEVKEIAQASEHITTHFVYESPLDDDLDYTKTGYVDQAWLKEILPLKDDAEYYFCGPIPFMQVINTALQELNVPKENIHFEFFGPASDLEKKSIKA from the coding sequence ATGTTACAACAAAGAACCATTGAAATTATTAAGTCAACCGTATCTGTTTTAGAAGTACACGGAGAAGCGATTACTTCCCGTTTTTATGAAATGCTGTTTCAGAAGCATCCAGAGCTTTTGAATATCTTTAACCATGCAAACCAGAAAAAAGGACGTCAGCAAGCTGCATTAGCAAACGCAGTATACGCAGCAGCAGCTAATATTGATAAACTTGAAACCATCATTCCGGTCGTAAAAGGAATCGCCCATAAACATCGTAGTCTAGGCGTGAAGCCAGAGCACTACCCTGTGGTCGGTGAAAACCTGCTTCTTGCTATTAAAGATGTGCTAGGCGATGCTGCCACTGATGAAATCATCAATGCTTGGGCGGAAGCGTATGGGGTGATCGCTGATGTCTTTATTGGTATTGAACGTAACATGTATGAGGATGCGGGTTGGGAAGGTTTTAGACCTTTTGTAGTAGCACGTAAAGTAGAAGAAAGCTCTGTAATAACGTCCTTCTATTTAAAACCGCAAGATGAAAAGCCGCTTGCGAAATTTAAGCCCGGCCAATATGTGAGTGTCAAAATGGATATACCAGGTCAGGAAAACACACATATTAGACAGTATAGCTTGTCTGATGCTCCAGGGAAAAGCAGCTATCGCATCTCTGTAAAAAAAGAAAGCGGTAGAAATGCAGTAGACGGAATGGTTTCCGTTTATTTGCATGAGAATGTAAAAGAAGGAGACATCCTTTATCTGAGCGCTCCAGCAGGTGATTTTTATTTAGATACAACCAGTGAAAAGCACGTAGTACTTATTAGTGGTGGTGTAGGTTTAACTCCTATGGTGAGTATGCTGAAAACTGTAGCAAGTGAACAGCCAGAACGAAAAATCACATTTGTTCATGCTGCAATCAACGGCCAAGCACATGCTTTAAGGATAGAAGTTAAAGAAATTGCACAAGCTTCAGAACATATCACTACACATTTTGTGTATGAAAGTCCTTTAGACGATGATCTAGACTATACAAAGACTGGTTACGTCGATCAAGCTTGGTTGAAGGAAATTTTACCTTTAAAAGATGATGCAGAATACTATTTTTGTGGTCCGATTCCATTTATGCAGGTGATAAATACAGCTCTTCAAGAGTTGAATGTACCAAAAGAAAACATTCATTTTGAGTTCTTTGGTCCAGCCTCTGATCTGGAGAAGAAAAGTATCAAGGCGTAA
- a CDS encoding DinB family protein, producing MNQLTFQNFELARSIFLKQVDGIDTSAADIQPDGFNNNIRWHIGHVLTTAEYFMFGFPEHSSNLPKQYVELFNRGTSPADWKGEVPTLKELKQQLEEQLVRIKAIPAERLNEKLEKPVFNLTTFGELVNFTVFHETNHLGQMHAIKRVIENQTAKQV from the coding sequence ATGAATCAATTAACATTTCAAAATTTTGAACTAGCAAGAAGCATCTTCCTGAAGCAAGTGGATGGAATAGATACTTCAGCAGCAGATATTCAACCAGATGGGTTCAATAATAATATCCGCTGGCATATTGGACACGTCCTCACGACTGCAGAATATTTTATGTTTGGGTTTCCGGAACATTCTTCAAACCTGCCAAAGCAATATGTTGAGCTATTTAATAGAGGGACAAGCCCTGCTGATTGGAAAGGTGAAGTTCCTACTCTAAAAGAACTTAAGCAGCAGTTAGAAGAACAGTTAGTTCGCATAAAGGCGATACCAGCAGAAAGGTTAAATGAAAAGTTGGAGAAACCAGTATTCAATTTAACTACTTTCGGTGAGCTTGTGAATTTCACTGTTTTTCATGAAACAAATCACTTAGGTCAAATGCATGCGATTAAAAGAGTTATTGAAAATCAAACAGCTAAACAAGTATAG